AAACGTTGGTTCATATCAATAATTTCTGATTCAGATACCCCAAGCCTTTCTGAAAGCAATTTGGGCTGGGGATCAAAACCCATTTCAAAAAGTATTTGCTTTTCTTTTTTTAATTTAAAAAAAAGTTTTCTTTGGGCTTGAGTAGTTCCAATTCTTACAAGACGCCAGTTATCCATTATAAACTTTAAAATATAAGCTTTTATCCAAAAAGACGCATAATATGAAAATTTGACATTTTTATATGGATCAAATTTCCTAACAGCATGGATAAGCCCAATATTTCCTTCTTGAATAAGGTCAAGAACATTTTGCATCCAAGCTTTTTGAAATTCAATAGCTATCTTAACGACTAACCTTAAATTTGATGTTACTAATTCATAAGCAGCTTCTTTGTCTTCATCATTTTGAACTTTCAAAGCTAATTCTATTTCTCTTTCCCTTGAAATAAGTTTAAAACGCCTTATTTCTTGAAGATAACTTTGAAGAGGGTCATATTTTACAAGACTTCTTGCTGTAGTGTTTACGGGCTCTTCATTTATCATAGTTTGCTCAGACTGAAAAGCCACTGGTTTGTTTTTAAAAAATTTTTTTTCTTTTTCTTGCATTTTCCCTAAACTTAATATATTAGAATTGTCCATAAATTTTAGCGCCTGTAGCTCAGCTGGATAGAGCAACGGACTTCTAATCCGTAGGCCACAGGTTCGAATCCTGTCAGGCGCGCTTACAAAATAAGGCTTCTACAGACTTTGGTTTGTAGAAGCTTTTTTAGTTTTGACATTTTGTCCATCACCTGTCCATCATTTGAAAAAATCCTTTCAAGACCCTTGATATTCCTGAAAAGAATTTTTCCTTTGTTAAAAAGCCCGTTCCCATAGCATCATTTACCATACTTTATTATCATTTAATTTCCCAAGTATACTTATACTTAATGAGATCAAAAATCAACTTTTTCATTAACTGTGGATAGCTAATTATTATTAAAAACTATTTTTAACTACTAACTATATTATAAATCTATCTTAGCCAAGAGACAAAAAGATAACAAAGCCGAATATGTCTTCTTATCCAAGAAAAAAAGAAAAATCAAAGAAGTTTCATCAACTTTTGATAGAGCAGTTGAAATTACTGGTTTAAATAAAGGTGTATCCGACCCAAGGGAGAAGGTGGTCTTTCATACTTTGAGACATACCTTTGCGAGCTGGCTGGTTGAGAAAGGCGAAGATTTATTATATACTGTGAAAAAATTAATGGGGCATTCAGCATTAGGCATGACAGAAAGATATTCTCATTTAGGCGATAACACGCTACAGAATGCAGTAAAAAAATTAGATGCAATTACTTTAAATAACAGCTAAAGAATATGCTGAAATGTTATAGGGTTACGCGGACCATTAAAAACTATTTCATAATATGCAAATAGATGAGTGTGT
This sequence is a window from Desulfobacterales bacterium. Protein-coding genes within it:
- a CDS encoding RNA polymerase factor sigma-32 is translated as MDNSNILSLGKMQEKEKKFFKNKPVAFQSEQTMINEEPVNTTARSLVKYDPLQSYLQEIRRFKLISREREIELALKVQNDEDKEAAYELVTSNLRLVVKIAIEFQKAWMQNVLDLIQEGNIGLIHAVRKFDPYKNVKFSYYASFWIKAYILKFIMDNWRLVRIGTTQAQRKLFFKLKKEKQILFEMGFDPQPKLLSERLGVSESEIIDMNQRLDSFDLSIDAPVKEDSDTERVEILNLDNVNSAEDDLAKKQLELIINDRIDEFKKTLTERELEIFSLRIFADNPITLQEIGDKYGISRERVRQVEANIIKKVRHFFKTKIPDFEILSHESSK
- a CDS encoding tyrosine-type recombinase/integrase, which produces MLAKRQKDNKAEYVFLSKKKRKIKEVSSTFDRAVEITGLNKGVSDPREKVVFHTLRHTFASWLVEKGEDLLYTVKKLMGHSALGMTERYSHLGDNTLQNAVKKLDAITLNNS